The genomic region atagataGGGCGCCAGattccagttctcttaagcgcttgaactaacaataaacatcccaaagtgccagttttgtcgattatcctcataagagcaatcttaaatgatttatataaagtctaaaatgaacaaaaagagttgtgagagaatgaggcgagatccataggcagtatataaacggtgagatccgcgtgtctgtctgctcttaaagggacagcagccaataaagctccctgtcagtaaagttaaagaacaaagggaacagagaaaatgactcgctgctcttgactaaataacttttgtagctttaataaggattaactatttaatttatagtttatgcagtgcagactgcatataactttgataactttattaaatttctgtatatttcctaactgttaagacaggaagggcaggagtaaacatgacatttattatgggtttatgttagcattgttttaagtttacttaaattaaaaactgttatatttttgaagcctaataataaatgtaaaaaataaataaaaaaaatcagtagctgtattaatatcagtaatactggccttcattcataaaaagatgtcatttaaacaagtatttaaatttaactgtgaaattattacattaaaaaatatattaaaaacgtacaaaaacattttttttattgcgattaattgcgattaatcacagaaaaaatgtgtaacTATTATAACTATTAATctatttaaagtttttaatcgattgacagcactaatatatatatatatatattatatatatatatacacacacagtaaacatgtgaagtggatcaaaatctttcatcaaagttgtcctaaaaccaaaacgaTAGCCGTTCTTGTCTTAAGACaaatttgattaactttttttatcCACCTCAAAAGTTGACTTGTATAACCCATATATTATAAGatataatgttaatttaaatacatttatttaaatgttactgttgaatatattttacactcTTTACAAATATAAAAAGATAGATCATTAAGCACTTTTACTGTACAGAAAaccacttttaatttatttaaatgaatttaaaacatttatttgaattgtaatatttttcaaaatattacacacacacacaaacatatgtgtatgtgtgtttatatatatatatatatatatatatatatatatatatatgcagtcatGAGTATAACAGACTTCCAttgaaatccttaaaaaaaatctcaaaccTCAGACTGTTGAATATTAGTTTAGATGTATCAGAAAATTACCACTTTAGTACACATatagtacaaaaataaaagataaataaaataataagaaaatgaaagtaaataaacaaaacaaagataCATTTAAATCACGTGCGTATTTGTTTTCCATGTACAGTAAGTGTAGAGGTCTGTGGGAATGAGAGCAGCGTGTCCTGTATTCCCCCATCCATAAAGGCAAACAtgccttaacacacacacacacacacacacacacacacacacacacacacacacacacacacacacacatatatgtgctTCCTCTTGGTAAACACTTGGTCGAACCACAACCACAAGCATGAATTGTGCAGCATATAGAAATAGTCCAACTCAAACAAAACCCCTTAATTATTTCTacgttcttcttcctcttcccaTCTTCCGGTTGAAATTCTTTACTCAAGAATTTTAAGGAACCCCTAATGAAGAGAAATTCctgaaaatattttctgcaatgcaaaactAAGATTTCATTAACAGCTAATAAAAATGTGGTCATGGAAGAAGGAGAGCAGCAGATCTCTTTCTCTTTTTGATGCTGTGACCGCGTATCTCCACCAATCTCTCCAACACTGGCGGACTTCAGTCTCAGCTCGTAACTGCACAATGCAAAGCACAATCACCTCAGTAGGGATCAGGACAATTACACTGGATACTCTTTGCACACgcaaactctcacacactcaaaaaaaaataggaaaacaacaCAAGAGTACACACACATCGCTCACCAGAGAAAAATAATCAGCACCACACACTCCAGTGCTGAATAAACAGACATCTTATTTTAAGAATGTGAATACTTTAAGCCATTAATCTTATTCAGAgagttcaaataaaaataaccacATCTGATTTTTCTCTGTGTGCGTATGGGTGTGTGATTTTATGTATGTGCAAATACACTGTTCAGTGTTCATTTCAGTCCTGAAAGATCTAAAATGATGATTTACAGTCTTAATGACTTGATATTAGTAACAAACTAccgttcaaaagattggggttggcaagattttttaatgtttggaatgcttttttatttttaagggtgTAACCAAAACGCTGATCTGAaggtaataaattaataataacaacaactatTTTTAAGAGTGGTAGAGGAACTCTGAAGACATTGGCGAGTGAGCGCTGTGACTGgctaataatgttttgttttgtgtgtgatgtgatggaGAGGTGCCAGTGGGGCTGGACGGGCTCAGGGATCTGTGGGACAGTCCAGGGGGAGGCACTGATGGGGATGTGATTGTGGAATTGTCAAAAACATTGTCTACTCCCATGCTCTCCTGATACAGAATGTTTCTCCTGAATTTTGCACGGGCATTCTGGAACCAAAcctacagaaaataaatatataatttggatTTATTTACAAAGGAATCACATTATCAGTGTTGCAAATGTACTTTGATTAATGGCCTAGAACTAGTGCCAAAcctcatatattttatttacatttttcattatttaaacagTTTCTAAAGCCTacactatggaagcctgtttccacaaTGGGGGGTAAATTCAGTGGCGGACTGGCACCAAAAAGAGGCCCTGGCAATTTTAGCAGAGAGGCCACATTTGTCTTCTCAAGTCATCTGCAACCAACAAAGAAACATAACATTACACAAACAACACACTCCAATAATAGCTTAAccaaagacataaaaaataaatgttttacctTCATGTGGTTACAGTAGCAGGTTGCGCAATAATTTGCTTTTTTCTGCCACTCTGCCAATCACATCATCTGTATCCAGTCTCATGAGGATCTCCTTCTCTGTTGCCATCAACATGAAGGCTTCCCAATTTTCCTCTCGCATTCTGCTCCTTAGACGACTCTTGATGAACTTCAGTTTCGAGAAGCTTCTTTCACATGCCACTTGTGTGCAGGACAGGGTCAACAAAAATTTGTAGGCCAACTGTATTTTGTGGTATGCATGTGAAAAAAACTTCAGCTGCTGGAGGAGGAAGTAGCAACACACAGCACAGTTCCTGCAGGCTGTGCATCTTTTGCTAACTAGATCAATTTCCTCCATGTCCTCCTGATTGTCTTCTTCCTCAAGAGGTAAGAGACTGTGACTCTCTGGTTGTGTACTCACTGAGAGGGGATTTTTTAATAGTGTTCCAGTGGAGGGCCAGACTGCACAACTCAGActgtaaatgttcaactgttgcaTCTTCATCAAATGGAATGAGGCATTTACTTATGTCCTCAAGTGCATTATGAGGGAGtcaatttgaatttatttctggAAAATGAAGCGGATCAAGTAGTGATAAGTCAGCATAAAGTTTCCCGTGCTGCAGGAAGTGGCGGTGCATACATTCAGAGACTGTATCAAGAATGATGTTGTGAACATTGATCCTGTAAGCTGTCAGTGAGTCTTCAGTTGTGTTTTCTTCATCGGTAGACTCTCCtggcattgtttttctttttttcatccgTTTTGATGGCAGTGAAGCCTGCACTTCCATCTCAGAATCCACATTTTGGAATCCACCATTAGCACATTTCACAAAATTGTCTGCTGCGTCTTTCACTGTGTCAAAGTCTCTGACAAAGTCTTTAAGTTTGTGGTGTGTTTCTGTCACCATGCGATGGGCAGTCAAGAGATCCATGGCATTGGTTTGGAGATACTTTGACAAAGGCGATGTGAGTGTGAAAACACGCAGGAACAACTGTGCAGTGAGAACTGTCTCATATTTGAGGAGTGACTCAATGAAGGCATGTGCTTTTACACGTACAGCTGGCTTAAACTGTGAATTGTCCTGAATTTTGGACAATGTTTCAACTAAGTCCACATACAAAGCATTCTTTGGCTGGGCAAAGGATCCAAAGATCTTCTTTAATGCAGCATCCTTTGAAGACCATCTTGTTTCCCCAATCAGGGAAATTCTTCTGTGTTGGGGGTCCTGACTTACACCTTCCCAAACATTCATTCTCTGATATGAGTCACGAAGAAACACTGCAATCTCATTAATCAACCCAAATAATGATGCTGCTGTTATCACAACCCCTGTGGTTTCAGACATAACCAGGTTTAGAACATGGGCATAACACCATACGTGCATTTGGGTTGGGACTTCTTTTGACAGCCAGGCAGAGAACCCCCTGTATTGCCCCTGCATATTTGCAGCCCCATCAGTTGAGTTTCCAATGCAGTTCTTCACATCAATTTTGCAAGTGGCCAACGTCTCCTTGAGCACTTTAAGAAAATCCTCCCCTGTTGATGACTTGCATTCAACAACTGCAAGGAGCTTCTCCTGAATGCTGCTGTCTGTTACGTAGCGAACTACAACACTGCACTGATCTTTTGAGGTTATATCTTGAGTTGTGTCTATCTGTACAGTGTACATTTCAGCCTGGATTACTTCAGTCGCAATTCTTTCCTTGATGAGTTGCCGGATAGCCTCCACAACTGAACATACAGTAGTTTTGGACATTAATGTCACTAGTGAGCCTCTTCCTTTGCTTGACATTCACACATTCTAGATGAATATGTGTGTTTTCATGACTGTTGAGTCTCTGATGTATGTGTCTCCAATCCTTACATCCTTGAATAAAGGCATTTGTGTCTGTCTTTTTAGAAAATGCCATACAAACTGCACAAAATAATGAGGggttttcagcatcataactcacCCATTTTCTTTGGGATCCATCTTTATGGCTGTAGCATTTCTTGACAGATTCCTGAGCATCAGAAGGCTGTTTTGgatgaaacttaaaaaaatttaGTGTGGTGAATTTTGGGcgtacaaaataattatattcatcCTCCTGGATCACCTCTGTCACTGGAGCAGCTGTTGCTCTGCTTGTACTTGCAATAGCAGGTGCAGGTGTAACTGACGCATCCATTTCTTGGCCTACAGTGTTTGCTGGTGACTGTTCTTCCTCCACTAATTCCTcctctttcttttcctcttcAGACCGGCTCCCACTCTCGTCTGGCACCATGTCACCTTCACTCATGCTGCTAGCGGCAACAGCTGCAGAGCAGCTAGGAGTCCCACCGGGCTCATTGTTGGGCACAGGCTTTTTAGCAAATAACTCCACAATATTGGCGCTTTTCACACTTTCAGCCAATAAAGCCTTACgcttcttctctctctttttttctgctcCACCCTTTTCTACTCGCCGTTTTCTCATTCCTCGATCCATTTTCTTTCACTCCGTGTTGTTGATATGTTCTCATTAGTCATTACCCATCATTCACTTGTCATTATCCATCATCTCATCAGGTCAATGATCGCGAGAAATTCCAGCCCGTTCTCATCCTAGGGCGTCatatatttttccttgtttttttgtGGCCGCCTGCAGCTccgcttattttattattattttattcatatttacatttacatttacattatgcatgcagacgcttttatccaaagcgactattGCATTGATTTAaggtacacatttttacattttgtcagtTCATATACTTAGTCTGTTGATTTGCGACGGCCTATTGTTGCAAACACtccgctttatttatttatttagccttttTATATGTGCGCCACAAGTTGTGATGAGCGCCGGCGAGCGAGCCGTGCTGCCGCTTGCAGCCATTGCACCAATAGGCGGGCGCTTCCTCGctttatttagcctatttatttgtttgtgatgCGGCCACAACAAGTGATGAGACCAGGCGGCCGCAGTGGCATTTGCCCACATTCCCCAATGGCCAGTCCGTCACTGGGTAAATTAAagaggtaattgcaactttttatctcataattcagactttttttctcacaattgtacCTTTACATCTCGCACTTCtaactttttttcttgaaattattAAAGCTTGTTACACCAAAAAATATCTTGCAATTTCTCTCATTTTGTCATACTTATACTATGTCTCACACTTCTGAATTTTTCCTCACAATTGCttgtttaaatctcacaattcagtctttttttccagacaaaaaaaaaatatatatctcaaaAATTGCAAGTCATAATTTGTAATTGCGAGTTTAAATCTTCAATTCTGACTATTTTCTTGTAATtctgcaattattcaagtttatatATGCAAATCACACAGTTAtcatatatgttaaatataaactCTCAAAACAAGCTTCCATTTTAAACCTTTctgtttatttccatatttaaataAGACTTTTAAAGCCACATTTTCAATGTGGTCTCAGACTTGTGGAGCCCATTGTATATCTAAGTCAAGCAAAGGTCCAGAGATTTTTCTGACCTGGAGCACACGTTTGGTGAGGGAGGTTTTCTGGGCGAGCTGTTTGATGTCTTTGGGATCTGGACTGTAGTTGTGGGTGAAGAAGTTCTGCATGCTCTGCAGCTGGTGATGCTTGAAAGACGTTCTCATGCGTTTGGATTTCTGACAGCTCACTCTCTCCGACAAGTCCACACCCATATCACTCACATCTAGAGCGCACACAAACAGTTAATCATCACATATGACTCACTGAAAGACTAAAGGCTAGGGCATTACCATCAACAATAGCAAACATTGTCTTCTCATTTTCAACTTCTGCATGCATTTCCTTGAGAACAAAGTAACAGAACTATGATAATTCACTcttaaaaactgttttctatagAACATGGTTTATTACAGTCAatctataatatttataatgataattaataaatgaaaagttgttttaaatatattatcaagtacgttatattttttatgttactttacatattttgtaagtacatttacatattaacgattaaaattgtattaatattaatcattgttttatttacatttatatatttaatgggATCTGACTTCATAATGCTGACATATTGTTTGATAAgaagtattcatatttttattctgttaatctcaaatatatttaatatgtattaccGATAAAAAAatctggaataattaagatttaattttttttaaacattaaatgtcTCTTATGTtatccaaggctgcatttattttgataaaaacaataatattaataataataagtataagcaacgatattctgaaatattattcaaatttaaaacaacagtttgAGTTTATGGTGAGTATTcaaagtcacatgatccttcataagtcattctaatatgctgctttggtGCTCAAATATGAATAAAAGTTCTTGTTAACAATGTTGAAGTTGTTTTTGCTGCTTCTGGAAACTATGATGCATTTATTCCtagaattttttgatgaataaaaaggtaaaataatgatttatttttgttttagttaccacaaacttttgaatggtagtgtatcaaataaataaataagcagcacaactattttcaacagcTTTTCCATTGcattaataaattacactttaaatatattgaaacagGAAACATTATAACATAATATTTCTTTTACAATATGTCACGATCGtataaaggacaggaagcaagttgcAAGACGTATGGTCAGGCTGGGTGGTGGATGACGCAGGGACCTTGATGGGACCTCGATGGTGATTAAATGCGCAGGTGGGTGATGATGAGGGATCCGTGAGATGAATGGTATATCCGCAACGactgaacaggaacaagacacaaggagtaTGCTGAGCAGATAtgggacacagacaagaatcacggaggacctcaaacaacaatctgacaaacaagagacgaaagacagggcatttaGTAGGCTGGTGTAATGAGCTTAGCTTTATTAATCAGATATATTTTAACTTCCTGCGTGAAATATGAAAACTCTGGACAGGGATCTTTGGGCAACTTGTCACAAAACAATTTAGTGTTTATAGCatattttgcacttttttttatattttctaaatctaatttaaaagctttttttaacttTAGATACAATTTTATTAAATGATAGCTCTGTTCTTTTTAAATCAGTGTCAATAAACAACAGGTTCATATTTTGACAATATCCCTATAGTGAAAGGTCAGCGGTCGCTAAATGAACtggattttctttgttttttcttctttttttctggtaAAAAATTATGGGGATtaaacaacaagaacaacaacaaaaagtactAAAAATAAACCTACTCTGGGAAATATTCGCTGGGGTAAAAAGCCTGACAACTAGCCCCTGTGTGAAGTAATGGCAAAGCGGTGAGTAACAGACTCATTTCGTAGTTGAATAGAGATATTGTGTCTAGGTTGTCTATAAAtaggttacatttattttacctGTAGTAGGCTAGTCCTCCTTACAGTTAACGTCCCCGTGTTTACTGAAGCACGTGATCTCTGACTCCAGGTCAGCGTGACACGCGCTGCATTTTTAACAGCGCCCGTGCCACCTTCTGTCTGCCACGAGCAGGCAGAAACGATCTGAGATGAGCGCGCCACAGCCATCGCACACCGGAGACTCACAGCCCTGGAACACCACACCATATTTACCCCAATATCTCATCCTGaatgtcataatttatttatttatttattttttaccaaaaaTGGTTCATGTACGTATATAGCTGTTTACGAGTTCGCGTTCATTTTCAAAGACTCTAATATTTTGtgaatgcattaatattttatatatttatatgaacaaTAATGTTTTGAAGCAGACTACTTCTTCATTAATCAGCCTAAGAATAATCCATGAATATTTTGCCAACATTCATAGTCTACATAGTTTGTGAAGTTTACTGTAGGCTAGTTGTGCCATGCAGAACTTGTGTATTTGCAACATTACAATTTATacacaacaaaaatataaatatgtgagACAACTGTTAATTTAACGGTGttgaatattaatattgttaatacGTCATTTTAacctaatatatattttaacttttcaCACTTTTCATATTAATTAATGCTGTAAATATTATATACTGAATTCAATGTCTTGTAAACATATCtcaggtaaaataaaaaatgtatgtaatattgtAACATCTAAATTAACAGTTTTTATAAACTCAAAATGATTATCTAACATGAATCaacttttttcacattttcactttttacaTTGCtgtaagttaaaataaaaaaatggatttatctattaaatatttttacagaaggataaaattaatttcttaacTATTCGTTGTTTTCCATGTTGATATTAGAGCAGTAAGGTCCTTCTCTCCCGCAGTGTATATATTTGATCTCCGTAGGGTCAGGGAAatgatgtctgtctgtctgtctgtctgtctgtctgtctgtctgtctgtctgtctgtctg from Carassius carassius chromosome 47, fCarCar2.1, whole genome shotgun sequence harbors:
- the LOC132130270 gene encoding LIM/homeobox protein Lhx2-like is translated as MAVARSSQIVSACSWQTEGGTGAVKNAARVTLTWNVSDMGVDLSERVSCQKSKRMRTSFKHHQLQSMQNFFTHNYSPDPKDIKQLAQKTSLTKRVLQVWFQNARAKFRRNILYQESMGVDNVFDNSTITSPSVPPPGLSHRSLSPSSPTGTSPSHHTQNKTLLASHSAHSPMSSEFLYHS